GGCAAAATCTTATTAGGAATTTTGATTTAATAGTATAGATTTATATTCTCTTATAAAGAAGCCTAAAATTATAGATTCATGTCCTAAACAGGCTTACTTACTTTTTTAGGCAAGTGTTAAATAGTTTAAATGCTGCAAAGTAAAATTTGACTATAAATGGACATATCAAAATCAAGTTAGATAATTTTTCTAATTGTTGATTTGTTTCTATGACATTTTGGTTAGTACTGTAAACATTATTGTACATTCTAAACACTGAAAAGTATATATGTCACAATCATATTTTTTGAAAAAAGTCCTAATAAGATTGTGAAGTAGTTCAGCTTCAGTATTTCTAACGTTTAGATAAATAAACAAAAAAATTGTCACCAAACAACTATTCTATTAACACAATTAACAACCATTTTCATCTTTGCCACGCCATTCTATACCCGTTTTTCTCTGGGTATCCAAACCATTTCTCGGTTAACCTCTTCAGTCTCATGTCCATGACTTCACAGAACTTTTGGGGCCATCCTTCTGGCTCAATGGGCTTAAAGCCCAATCCAGGAGTCCGATCTCTCGACGTAGGATTTGAAACTCTAGTCCAATCCACAACATAAGCCGACACACGCCGTTTAAACTTAGCCTTAAACTCCCGCCACGCTTGGTACTTGTAATGATTCACCACCCCCTCCTCCTTGTCCGCCACTCGCCACTCGTACTCTCCCTTCAGACTAAAGTGGTGGATCGCCGTGTACAGCGAATGCTCCACCGCGCTCAGCAACACGATCGACTTATGCCGCTGCTCTTCCTCCCGGCGACACGTGTACCCTTGCGTCACACCGCCAGCTGGATGCCTTGTCTGATTCGAAGGCCCAAACTCGAGTGACTTAAACGACACTTGTCCAATCATGCTTTGATCCGACGGTAGAAGAGATCTAATCATCTGATCCGACGGTTTAGACTTGTTACTCCAAACCGGAGAGAAGAGAAACTCATCAACGTCGAGATACATCATCCAAGTGCACATATCCTTTCCGTACACCGCCGCGTGGGAGAACCCAGCCTCCTGCGTCTTGGGCCATATCCATAACACTTTCGTCACGTCGTATCTTTCGCTCTTCAACCCCTCAACGACGTCGTTTAGCTCATCGTCGCTACCATTGTCATATATAATGAATCTTTGTATTCCGATCGTCGCATGATACATCACCCACTCTCTCAGATACTTGGCTACATTGTACACCATCGTCGTCGCGCACAGTAGCGACTTCTCGCGTGGCTCCACTAACGTGCGCTTCGGGCTAAAGTACGCCACGGACGGAACCACTTTCATCGCCTCCTTCTCCGTGGCCACCCTCTCGAGGTATATTTTCACCGGATAGTCCATCGTCACGTTAGGAAACGGACATCGGAAAACCTCTTGCACGGAGCTAGTCACGGTGGTTCTAACGGCGGAGTCAGACTCCTCGCCGAACACGCACCGAAACGTCCCCGGCGGTTTGTTCGACCCCAGCCCTCGGTTCGGCCCCTTGACGAATAAAACGACGTCGTGCTCCGTGGAGATGGTGTCGAACACCACAAAGTTCCACAGAGGGAGGTCAGGCCACCGCGTCTCCGGCGAAAGCTCGAAGGACCTCGAGGAGGCGAGGATCGGAGTCGGGATCGGGTGATGGTGGCGGTATACTCCGGGGAGTTTGCATTTGAACGTGGTACGGTTCGTGAACGGGAGAGAAACGGCGAACTTCGCCGTTAATTTCTCGCCGTTAGGGTAAAAACACGTATAGTTGCTCTCCAGCGGCATGACGTTATCCTCAGGTGAAACGATCATCATAACCTCCCATCCTGGCCAGAGGACGCCCTCTGCTTTGATCCTGCGGATATGGCTCGAGTCCCGGACGTTGATCACGTAGGTGACGGTCCCTGGTTTAGCCTGGCGTGTCGTGGCGAAGTAGATTGCGTTTGGGGAAGAGTAGAGAGAGAAGATGACGAA
This sequence is a window from Brassica oleracea var. oleracea cultivar TO1000 chromosome C1, BOL, whole genome shotgun sequence. Protein-coding genes within it:
- the LOC106301254 gene encoding UPF0392 protein At1g27200 — its product is MTLTLKTSSPSSNRSTPKPFPGDDDSHFLRYRSYGAQTTTLFFVLASLSLFVIFSLYSSPNAIYFATTRQAKPGTVTYVINVRDSSHIRRIKAEGVLWPGWEVMMIVSPEDNVMPLESNYTCFYPNGEKLTAKFAVSLPFTNRTTFKCKLPGVYRHHHPIPTPILASSRSFELSPETRWPDLPLWNFVVFDTISTEHDVVLFVKGPNRGLGSNKPPGTFRCVFGEESDSAVRTTVTSSVQEVFRCPFPNVTMDYPVKIYLERVATEKEAMKVVPSVAYFSPKRTLVEPREKSLLCATTMVYNVAKYLREWVMYHATIGIQRFIIYDNGSDDELNDVVEGLKSERYDVTKVLWIWPKTQEAGFSHAAVYGKDMCTWMMYLDVDEFLFSPVWSNKSKPSDQMIRSLLPSDQSMIGQVSFKSLEFGPSNQTRHPAGGVTQGYTCRREEEQRHKSIVLLSAVEHSLYTAIHHFSLKGEYEWRVADKEEGVVNHYKYQAWREFKAKFKRRVSAYVVDWTRVSNPTSRDRTPGLGFKPIEPEGWPQKFCEVMDMRLKRLTEKWFGYPEKNGYRMAWQR